The DNA region aagggagggggagggacatTCCCTGGAAAGGGGAACATAACCCAAGACCAAGGGGTGACCATTCCCCAGGGTTGCGCGGAGGGAGCCGGATTTCACTGGCCAGAGGGTAGGACGCATTCCTGGAATGGGAGGCAGCTGGTCCCTGGGTGGTGGGGGTCATTCCCAAGgggaggggggttggggggagaaatACTCAAGAACCACGCTTAGTGGGACTTGGTGATCTTGTTGGTGTGGTCATTGGGGGCAATCCCTTGCCTCCAAGTCccggggtgggggatgggccaAAGGGCCCGGGGCCCAGAGTTAAGTTGAGTCAGAGGCCAGTGACGGCCCTCTCCCGGTTGCAGAGGAGTTCGCGGAGGCGGACGGAGGCAACAGCGTGCCCCCGTCCCCCTACACCACCCCGTCCTACCTCACGGTGCCGCTGCCTACCCAGCCCTCCCCGGGGGCGCGGGCGCCATGGGAGCCGAGTCCGCCCGCGCCGCCCGCCCGGCCCGGGCACGGCTCCCGGCGGCGTTGCGAGCTCGCGCTGTTGGGCTGCGCCACGCTGCTGGGCGCCGTGGGCCTGGGTGCCGACGTGGCCGAGGCGCGCGCGGCGGACGGCGAGGAACAGCGGCGCTGGCTCGACGGCCTCTTCTTCCCCCGCGGCGGCCGCTTCCCGCGGGGCCTCAGCCCGACCGGGCGCTCCCCCGGCCGCCGCGACGATGCGGCCCCCGGCCCGGGCCTGGCGCCCTCCGCCACCCTCGTGTCACTGTCGTCGGTGTCCGACTGCAACTCCACGCGTTCGCTGCTGCGCTCCGACAGCGACGAGGCTGCGCCGGCCGCGCCCTCCCCGCCACCCTCCCCACCCGCGCCCCCACCCAGCACCAACCCCCTGGTGGACCTGGAGCTGGAGAGTTTCAAGAAGGACCCCCGGCAGTCGCTCACGCCCACCCACGTCACGGCCGCGCGCGCTGTGAGCCGCGGGCACCGGCGGACGCCATCGGATGGGGCGCTGGGGCAGCGGGGGGCGCCAGAGCCCACGGGCCCCGGCCCTGGTGAGTGAGGCTCCACGTGCTCCGGGAGCAGAAAAGGGCCCATCTCCCTTGCTCCCACCAAAGCTCTATGTCCCAGCCCAGCAAGGACCCCCTGGACGCGGAGTCCTCTTGTTTAGCGTGGGGAGAGCCAGTGTCTCCATGGCCCCCACTGCTTCAAAAGGCTTTGTGGATCCCTGGGTAACTGAGACgcagaatgaagcaggagtaGGAACTCTTAATGCCTACAGGGGCCAGGCAGGTGACGTTAATGGCAACGATCACTAGTGCTAACACCATGTGTTGGGTACCCGTTCTCTATAGTTTATTAACACGACAAAGATGATTAGAACAGAAAGGAACTAAGGACCTCCtatcaggcactgtgctactTGTTCTACAATTACTGTATTTAATCCTCGTCTGTGTAGCCGAGGTGCTGAAATCCCCATTCACAGACAGCAACATGCCTAAGGTGTCTCTGTGGGTCTTGGTGAGCCTGCCCAGTgttggagaggtgggagggatgagGGCTTTGTCTGGAGTACTAGCAAGGAGACGGGCTCTGAAAGACAAAGGGCTGCCCAGAGTCGCACCCAGACGAGTGAGCAGTTAGGagtggggggcaggtgggggtggTGAGGTAAAGGTCCAAACCCTGCTGGACAGTAGGCCCaacaaaatcagatttttttgtcAAGAGAAGTCCAATTCCAATCTTCATGTAAATGCTCCTACCTTTTAAACACCACCCTCTGGCCCACCCCACTCACTTCCTCCGATCCTCTCTTCCAGGCCCTCGAGATGCCCTGGACTTCCCCCGCCTGCCCGACCCCCAGGCCCTGTTCCCCACCCGTCGTCGGCCCCCCGAGTTCCCAGGCCGCCCCACCACCCTGACCTTCGCCCCAAGGCCCCGGCCAGCCGCCAGCCGTCCCCGCCTGGACCCCTGGAAACTGGTCTCCTTCGGCCAGACGCTCAGCATCTCGCCTCCCAGCAGGCTGGACACTCCAGAGAGCCCGGGACCCCCCAGCATGCAGCCCACGCTGCTCGACATGGACATGGAGGGGCAGAGCCAGGACAGCACAGTGCCCCTGTGCGGGGCCCACGGCTCCCGCTGAGGCCTGCCTGCCGCCGCCCGCCTGGGCAGCCATGAATGTAgcgccccaggccccgccccagccCACCATGCCACATGGCAGGGGAGGCCCTGGGCAGGATACTCACTATTTattggggaaggggggagggagggcattTAATTTATTCCTTTGTACCCCAGGGGGTGGGGCCCTGTGCCTGCCCTgcggtgggggggagggtgggcaggggtACTCAGGGACAGGGCATCATAGAGGATTTGGCACAAAATGCAGCATTAAAGGTAACCCCTGCCCCCTACCACGTTTGGCTGTGTATCTTTCCCTGGCCCAGGCCCAGGTCCTAGATCATCCCCAGTGGCACAGCACCCCACATCCTCTGTCCCGGGCCTCTCTGGTCTGAGTCCAGGGTGTGTAGCCTAGGCCCTTGTCCCCTCCCGGGCCCCACAAGAATACCACACACAGAGGTTATGGTCACCAGTGACAAGTGCTTTACCAAAGAACATGAGTCAGGGGAAGTTACATGGtgaggtgaggtggggtggggtggggtgggggggaacagGGACAGTCCCCCCCAGGTTGGCCTCAGCCAACGACGTCCCGAGTCCCGGGCCCGGCCCCACTGTCTTCCCGCTGGAGGCTGCAGCGGTTCATCTTGAGCTGAGTCAGCTGGATGTAGCGCAGGACGTTGGTGTCTGCAGGGGAGGTGGGCAGAGTATTATCTGTGTGTCCTGGGGCAGCAGGTAACATCCTCACCACCTTGGCTCATACGTCATGGTCCCCATCCTCCACTGGGTCCCCCACACAGCCTGTGTCACCAGAGCCCTTCTCGCAAAGCCCAGCCAAGCAGGCAAGAGCAGGACATGTCACACCTCCATACTTTCATATCTGCTGTGCCCTCGGCCAGGCATGCCTGAGCTCAGAGACTCCTGTCCCACTTCTCACCCTCCAGTGACACTGCAGGAAGCGTGTTCTCTCCAAACCCCTTAGCAGGAAAACTCATCTCACACCCTGGGCCATACACCTATTGTGCTCCTCCTTCAGTGATGATTAATACAGAACTGAGtcttctgcctcctccacccatgtgcgcacacacagacacacatacacccGCTATGATCTCCCACCAGGCAAGGAATAAGCCTCCAGGTCTGACAACCTGCTAATTTTCTGGCattgcacacacatgcacaccccctATGATTTCCCACAGGGCAAGGAACAAGCCTCCAGGTCTGCCAACACCTCCCCCTGCTACTTTTCTGGCATTGCCAGGAAAGGTGAATGAATAGGTGAGTGTGTGAATGGGTTAGTGAGTAGGTGAATGAGTTTGAGGGGGGAGGGGTAAATGGAGAttgccgggggcggggggaggggggggaggttGTGAGAGGCCAGGATGGCTGAATAGGTGAACAGAAGGTATCAGGGTGGGTTAATGACCGAAGAGATGAGAGGTGGTTGGGTGAATGTCAGGAACGACAGGTGAGTGGACACGAATGACTGGCAGGTGAGTggatgagtatgtgtgtgtaaggAGTAGATGGGTAGGGGGTACAGCACTCCCTGAAGCCGCTCTGCCCTCAGACTCCTTCCCttgtttcctcctctctcccaccctcgCTTgctcccaccccgcccctcacCTGTGGGCTCCCGGCTGCGGGCCTCCTGCAGGTAGCGCAAGGCGCGTGCATAGTCGCCCAGGTGGTAGAAGGCAATGCCGGCGCGGTAGGTGGCCTTGAAATTGCCCTGCTGCTTCTCCAGCACCTTGAGACAGTACTCGCGCACCCGCTCATAGTTCACCAGCTCCGACTGCAGGAGGCAGGCTGCGGGAGCACCAGGACCGGGGCTCTCACAGCCTGTCGACACCGAGGCCTCAGCCGATCGCGAGGAGCCTGGCCCTTCAGGCGCCGGAGAATCAATCCCTTCCCTTTCAGACGGCGGCGCGCAGCCCACAGGCTTGCTCGGGCCACCGGGGAACGCCAAGCTTCTGACCAATCAAGACAGAATCAATCTGCGCCGCCGCTAGAGGGCGCGAAAAACACAGAGCGGGGCTCTCGGAGCTTGCTTAGCTGGGAGGTGTCTGTTAGGGAGAGTACTAAAGGCGATCTCAGAGGTGGTGAGGGATGGGTCCTTGAATGGCTCCTCCAGGGTAAGTTTTTCTCACCTGAGATTCGCAGGTGGCAGCCCAAAGCCCATTTCCTGCATCCCAACTCCTTCCATCCCTGTGGCCCCGTAGACTCCCAACGCCTCTCCCTGATCAAGTTCTTAGTTCTTCCCCCCAACTCACAGACCCCAGCCCCAACCCCTTCGagcctccagcccccaccccaaggcTTGAGGAGTGCCTCTCACGTCCCGCGCCTCTCACATAGGCACCCTCTGCTCTCCCCGACGGCCGTACCCGTGAGGGAGTCGTAACATTCCACCTCTGTGTTCTCCACCAGGCGCCGCTGCTCCTCGCTGAGGCGGGCTGGCCCGGGGCTGGTGGCGGgcccggggctgggggcgggcaggCCTCCCGGGCGGGCTCCCTGCGCCGCCTTCAGCTGCAGCAGCGCTCGATGATACTTGCCGATGGCTTCCCGGAACTTCTTCTCCCGGTAGCAGCGCTGACCCTCCGCCTTAAACGCCACGGCGGCCCGCAGGCTGCTGTCGAGCGCAGCACCCAGGGCTCCCGAAGCCTCTGGGGTAGGACTGGACCGAGCCGACCCATGGCGGGGGCTGGGGCCCGGCGGGGAAAGGGCGGGAGGCGGGCGCGGCGGAGGCTCAGGGGCAGCGCTGAGCATCAGCACCGGGGACAGCGCGCCGCGCTGCATTGTGGGAAACTCCTGCGGCCGCCGCTGCAGCTACCGCATCGCCCCCCGCGGGGCTGGTCCCCACCCTTTCTCCGCCCCCGCACCTCCGACAGCCGACTCCGGCTGCCCCCTATGGGTCTAGAGAAACCCCTCAAAACCCCACTCTCTTCAAAACCCTTCTTCCCACTCCTCTTACCTTCCCCACTCTGCTGCTTGCTCGCCTCCCTTATGCCCAAAGCTCCCGCACCTTTCTAGAAGGAAAGAACAAGTCTGGGGAAAAGAGCAGGAAGATAGCCTCGTGGAAAGCTGGTTTTCAGACCGGTAGGCATCTGGCATAGCTGGGTAGGAACACAGGCCATGGATTCAAGCTGCCCAGATTCAAATTCCTGCTTATTTTCTCACTAGTTGTTGACTTGGACAAATCACCTAAATTACCTGTGATTCTGTATCCTCATCAGTAACACAGGACTGTGATAGCAACTGTGGAACACACTCGTTTATCTATTCAACAAACAAATATTGACTGATATCTTTCTGTGCCCAGTTCTGGGACTGGGTGGTGCTGGGACATAGCAGGGACTGACAGCACCTCAGATTCTACCCTCACTGGGTTCCTAGGCAACTGCGGAGACTGACAGGTGATCAGACAGTGGCAGCCCAGAGTGGGCCAGCCTGGGAGGTAGAGACAGAGGGGCCAGGGCTGTAATGGGGGAAACACAACAAGCTCTGAGGGCCCACAGGAGGCACCTGGCATAGGCTGAGATGGTGAGTGAAGACTTCCCGAAGGAGGGGAGAACTCGATGAACAAGAGAGATCTGTTTCCTGCCCGCATCTAGCTCACTGTCTGGGTAGAAGAAGCAGTGAGAAAGCAGTCATGTGACAGTGCAGCATGAGGATCACAGTAATAaaaaatgcacagagaaagaaacacatgAGAGATTTTCGAGAGAAAACCAGGGTGAGTGAGTGTCCTTCAGCCCTCCTGAGCTGCTTACCCGGGGCTGAGACCTTGGCCAAGCTCCTCGGTCTTCCTCCACTTTCCTTCTGCATAACATGCAGGTAACAAGTGAGCTGACTCCCGAGGAGCTGTAGGAGCCGGATCATGTTATGTAGGTAAAGCATGTAGTTCAGTAATGACCAGATAGCAGCCAGTGCTCCTTATCATTCTTGAGACTGTGAGATATGTGATTGTAAGTGCCTGACTCGCAGTCAACGTCCACGTAAACTAGTTTCACTTATGTCATCTGGCtccaccgggtcttagttgcagcatgagggatatTTCCTTGAGgcgcatggactctctagttgcagtgtgtgggcacAGTTGCtttgaggcatgagggatcttagttccccgaccaggggtcaacTTGACATTGCCTGCattgtaaggtggattcttaaccactggagcaccacgGAAGTCCTGGCATATTCATGAATAGttgtggaatgaatgagtgaacgaGTAACTATGTATAGCACCATTACCACCCCCACCAAGACCCTAGCCTGGGTCTCATTCCCAAACACCAACCCTGTATTTCCActgtcccctccccttcccacggCAGTTCCCACCCAACAGACCCAAACCTGAACATAACAACCTCTCATTCCAACtgcatttctatattttattgtaCTGAGTCTCTCCCTGATCCTCCAAACTTGAACACCTCAGTGGTAAAAACTTCCTCCTCTCAGCACCTCCAAACCTAGGCTTGGTTAAGAGTCTAATATTCCCGAGACTGATTTCCAGAACAGCATCAGTCACCTTTCTGCACCCCAGgcgtgtttttaattaaaaacgtGGAAACCCACTGATTCATAACAATTATTTTCTGAGCAAACCTACTAATGTCTGAGTGCTACAGGCTCAACAGAAAGAGGGGACAACTGTACTAGCTCCCAGTTCTGCTGGGATGCGGTGCTAGTACTTTCACAGTACCTACGAGGTGTCAGGCACGGTCCTAAAGCTTTACCTTTATGTTAACTCACGGCCTCATCACACCACCATGAGGTCGGTACTATAATTATACCCACTGACACTGTGGCACTTCAGACCCCATAAACCAGACCCCATTTAACAAACTCTTGCTATCCAAGGCCCATACGATCACAAACTGATGACCCTCGCAGGCCAGTATATGTAATGTGTTGGATTTGTGCAACtgttaaaaatactgaattagtTGCCAACATATAAAAGCAGAGCTATTTATGGAATCGCAGATTTTCAACTTCCCTTACGAACGAAATCTGAAAACCTGGCACCATGAAGGTGACATTCTTCATGACTAGGACAGGCATTCTCAGTTTCTTACAGTCGCCCTTCTTCCTAGCTTCTCCCCAACCCGGAGACCGAGGTTCATTAGCCCGCGTTGCTATCTTCCTCTCAGCGTCTCTAACTCCCGCAAGTATTTGCGTTTGAGATCCGCGCTTTTCCCAGCCCAGCAGCGCTTGTGAAAGCCCGCCAGTGCCCCCTGGCGGCGTAATCCAGAATTCTCATCTCGTCTCCCAGCAGCCATTAAGGGCCTCGGTGAGAACATCCAATCAGGTGAGTGGGAGGCCCGGGAAATAACCAATCAAAAACGAGAGAAGGGCCAGAATTTGACCACTGAGGATAAAGAGCACTCggaataaaaacttttttttattgaagtgggAAACAGACGCACAAGGAGAGAGTCTTTTTTGCTGGGGTCTCCGGGCTCAGGGAGGCCCCGGTAGGGAGTGGCGGAGCAGGTAGGCAGCGGCGAGGCTGGTGCCCTGGCGCTGGGGCCGCGCGTACTTGAGGAAGACGGCGGCGCGGCCGGGCGCGGGGCCTCGGAGCGCAGCGCGGACCATGCACCGCTCGAGCGGGCCCAGCTCCGCTCGGCTGCGGCGGAGAGACAGAAACGGAGGTGGGGCAAGAATAGCGGGGGACAGGACACGACCTGTCCTCGGAACTTGGGGCTCGAGGCTGAGAAGACAAGCTGACTTGGGTCCCCGGGGCTGCTCAGGGGCTCTCTCTGGGTCGGACACGCCACCCATCCTCTAGAGCGACTGGAGGGGCGGACCCTCTGTTCTGCCCTCAGGGCGCCGCTATGGGAGAGCCAGGACCCGCGGAGAGGGAAGGAGTGGGGCTGAGGGTGGACAGACAGACATCCAGCTCCACCCCAGGGGCATGGGCTGGAGGAAGAGATGATCACTCTGCCCCGCGGTGGCACAGTTAACAAGATGAGGGGTTCGAGCAGCTAAAGGGTAATCCCATTCGCGGCCAGGAGGAGAGTTGGGGAACTCGAGGCTTGCAGACCCCTCATTCGCAACTCTGGAACGCAGTTAGAGCATCTTCTGGGCCTGAGGAAATCCTATTTTTCACCCTAGGACAAGGTTCTGGGCCCCCAAATCTGTACAAACACCCCATTCTCTGAGACACctccagagaaaagcaaatgggACCACCCAGACTAGGCAGTCACCCCATTCTCTCTCGCACTCAGGAAACAAGTCTAGCCCCGCCCCCACACAATTGTCTCATATTCTCTGAGACGGTAAAGACGGCGACAAAGAAGGTAGGCCCTGCAGCCACAGAGACCCTCCACAGCGGCCATACCTGTAAAGCGCCGGCTCAGGCCCGGAACCCGCTCCGTCGAGCAACCGGTGAGCCAGGCCCAGCGCCGCAGCTGCACGGCGACCCGGCTCCCACCCTGCGGCTTCGGCCTCTAGCAGAGACAGCTCCAAGAAGTAAGTGGCGAGAAGCAACACCTGTAGTTTCCGCGGGGAGCGTGTCAGGGCTCGCCCCTACCCGCGAGGCCACGCCCCTACCCGCGAGGCCACGCCCGCCCGCACAAGCCACGCCCCTACCCGCGAGGCCGCGCCGCGTTCCTGCCCCTTGCACCTGGGGGCCGCTCCGGGCCAGCGCAGCAAGCAACCCGAGGCAAAGTAGCGGGCCCGGATGGTGCAGCCGGAAATCCAAGCGGCTCAAGATGCGGCGCTCCGCGCGCAGAAGCTCGGCCAGCGAGAAGGAGCCAGCGcccaggagacagagggaggagggctgggaattgggcggggggggtggggggtggggaagaggtggggaaatCTTGGACCCTAGCTCGTTAATCCCTGCATTGAGCGCCTGGCATCGTTTCAATCCCCgttctgggcctcagcttctgttctgtaaaatggggccattGATTTGCTGTCTGGAAGTCACGTAAAGCAGAGGCTTCACAGCCAGATAGACTTGGGTTCCTGACCTCAAACCCTACCGTTTGCTGTCTGACATGGACATCCACTGAAGCTCTCTGAGATTCAGTGTCTTCACATAAAACCGGAGATATGACTTCCTGTTTCACCAGGCAGTTCTGATAAGTCTATGCATGTTAAATACACTCAAGAAGGACTATAGCTACTATAACTACTCAAGACTGAGTCCAAGTCCCAAACGCTTGTCTTCTGGCAAATAtcttcctctctctgggcctcagtctcttcCTCTGTTAAAAGGACACATTGGTAGCCTCTACCACATAGAGACATGCTGGGATTCTAAGACTAGGTGAAGTGTTTGCTCGGCACACACTAGGCGTTTAATCTGTGAGGCGGGGAGGAAGGGCTTCACCCTCCCAAGCCCCGCCCCGGAAGTACCTCGGGGAGCACGCACTCTTCCACTTTGCACGCCACGAACAGGCAGGCCATGCCCAGCAGCTGCAGGCGGTGTAGGCGCACTCGGCCCGCGCGCAAGTAGGAATCAAGCAGGTGCACGGCCAGGTAGAGCGTGTCCCCCGCCAGACCCAGGTactcctggggaggtggggggagtgagCACCAAGGTTCTAGACTGCTACGcaggcccctccctgccctctcccGGTTACGTACGTGCACCTGAACCAGCCAATCCACCACTAGCGCGCGCATCTCCGGGGTCACGGTGCGGGGCAGGGCCCTCGGGGGCAGCGCGCGGCACACCTGCGGTCAGGCAAGGACGGCCTCAGTCTCCACACCTGTGCCTTGGCTTCCCTCCCGGGCTCCAGCCTCCTCGCATCAGTTGGACGTCACGAGTGCCACATACAAACTGGCCTCCAATGTCTCCTGCGAATACACTCCTCTTGCGTGTCCCCATCTAGAACCCTGGACTTTGTTCTGGACGCCTCACTTTCCAGCTCTCCAGTCTAGCCCCCAAGGCCACAGGACTTCAGTACTGGGCATCTTCTGCTGGGTTCCCAGACTCCAGTCTTAGTCACCAACCCTCAATCCATCCTCAGAGCACCCAGAGGGTCTTTCTAAAGTATAAATCTGACCAAGGAACTCCCCAGCTTAAAACCCTTCCAAGGCTTTCAGTACCCTTAAGAGaaaatcccaattgccctgactcCGGCCCTGCTCCAGCATCACCTATCCCCTCTCTCCCCCCAAAACCCACACTTAAGCTACTTCTTTTGGTCCTGGACTCTGCCAGCCTcattcctacctcagggcctttgcacttatgTGCCAGTTGAAATGGTCATTCCCCACTCCTTGCATTTCTCAGTCCTTCTAGTCTCAGCTAAAATTTCCCCAACTTTTTATATACTTTTCTGTGCACCCTATCATCTCTATCTCATCGCTTTATTTTCCTCATGGTATTTTCAGCCTGGAGATATTTGGTGTTTACTTCAAAGTTTTGTCTTTTTGCCCCACTAGACTGCCAGCAGGGCAAGGATTTCTGTCCAGATCACAGCTATATCTTGGTTCCTAACAGAGACCCTGGGGTGGGAGAGATGCTCACAAGATGTTAAATAAACCGCATCCCTTCAGTATTTCTTCTGGCAGTGCCTGTCTCAGACAGTATCTGTGGACAACCATAGCCTGCGCTTTGGTTTTTGTGGTCCTTCTGAAATTATTGCCTACATTTGCTTGTTTGTCTCCGCTCATTGAGGCAGACTGTCTTGTGTTGTCCATCACAgcatccccagtgcctagaacatgctcagaaatatttgttaataacTCACTGAATAATTGATAAGTGGGTCAATGTGAGGGTCTACGCAGTACCAAAGGAGGGGCTGCAAACAGCTGGAGAGGCTGGGAAAGGGCATTCCACACAGGTACAGTGCAAGAGAAAAAGGCCAAGAAGTTGTGGGTGGCAGCGGTACAAAGGCTGCAAAGTCAGCGGGAAGTGACGTGAGAGGCTGGTGAGGTGGGAGTTAGGGACGACTTGTTGAGTGCGTGCTGCGAGAGAGTCAGCTTTGGCTTCCTCCAACCCGAACGTCGCCTCTGCTGTCCTCCAGGGATGTGGGCAGCGCTAAAGTTGCCCAAAGCCCGCTGGTCCACGagtgttccccccaccccaccccaaccccactcACCATGACTTCGGCGAAGATGTCCCCGGCGTACTCACGttctccctccagccccagcGCGCTCAGAGCCTCCTCCAGCCCCGGCGGCGCGCAAGGCCCCAGGGGCCTCTCCGGGCGTCTTGGGGAGATGCTCCTGCCCCCTGGGACGCCGTCAGGGATTGAGGTGCTCCGAGGCTCTGGGTCAAGGGACACGTTTGGACTCTGcaagggagaggggctggggtcaAGAGCCTGGAGAGGCCCAAGCCGAGAGGCGGGAACCTGGCTCCTGTATCTCACCAGCATCCTTCGGGCTGGCGTCAAGCCGAGCGCCCGCCTCTTCCTGCTGGAGTGGAGGACCCGCGACAGGTGCTTTAAATGCGCGTGGGCGCATGCGTGCTGAGCACGCTTCACCTGGGCAGGCGCAGAGGCAAAGACGAAATGCTACACAGGCTGGCTTTGCCCCATCCAAACTCTCTAGGTCAGGCAGATGGCTCAAACCCTCTTTCTGCTACTTACTATATGATCAAAAGCCGGCCCTGTGAGCCTCACTCTCCTCAGCAATAGAGTAGGGATTTCAAAACTTACCCGACACAGTGGTCCTGAGGAATTTGTAAGATTGTTAAATGTCCAGCACAGGGATTAAAACCTTAAAAGCTCAAGGCACGGGAGCTATAAAATCATGTAACAAACACTGATAGAAGGCCTCTGTCCCCTGTGGTGGGTATTCAGGGATGAGCCCGTGGTTGTTGCCTTTACCAAACCCACAGCTTCCAGGGGAGCTGATCCTCACGAGTCACCGACGATCAGTCTGGGTTAGTGCAGGGGCCTCTTCACTGCTTTTCCCGTAGCCACCGTCCACAATCGCCACCCACTGTGCAGCCAGAAACGATGCCGTGACCCCTAATACATCACATCATGCTCTGCCTCTGTTCAAAACATTGTGGGTGCCCATAGCCCTCAAGTTGAAAGTCCAAGAGGCCCTGTATTA from Cervus elaphus chromosome 4, mCerEla1.1, whole genome shotgun sequence includes:
- the TTC9B gene encoding tetratricopeptide repeat protein 9B, which gives rise to MQRGALSPVLMLSAAPEPPPRPPPALSPPGPSPRHGSARSSPTPEASGALGAALDSSLRAAVAFKAEGQRCYREKKFREAIGKYHRALLQLKAAQGARPGGLPAPSPGPATSPGPARLSEEQRRLVENTEVECYDSLTACLLQSELVNYERVREYCLKVLEKQQGNFKATYRAGIAFYHLGDYARALRYLQEARSREPTDTNVLRYIQLTQLKMNRCSLQREDSGAGPGTRDVVG
- the LOC122692016 gene encoding cyclin-P — encoded protein: MLVRYRSQVPASRLGPLQALDPSPSPLQSPNVSLDPEPRSTSIPDGVPGGRSISPRRPERPLGPCAPPGLEEALSALGLEGEREYAGDIFAEVMVCRALPPRALPRTVTPEMRALVVDWLVQVHEYLGLAGDTLYLAVHLLDSYLRAGRVRLHRLQLLGMACLFVACKVEECVLPEPSSLCLLGAGSFSLAELLRAERRILSRLDFRLHHPGPLLCLGLLAALARSGPQVLLLATYFLELSLLEAEAAGWEPGRRAAAALGLAHRLLDGAGSGPEPALYSRAELGPLERCMVRAALRGPAPGRAAVFLKYARPQRQGTSLAAAYLLRHSLPGPP